The genome window CCCTCTATTGATGCTGTCGAAGGGCCTAACGAGCCCGACCTGTTCTGGCCGCGATTTCATATCTCTTATAAAGGAGAGGGAGCTGACCGAGGAACAGCCAGTATCGTCAAAGGGGTAACGGCTTTTATGGCCGACCTCTATTTTGCCGTGAAGTCAGAGCCAGCCACAGCAAAACTAACCGTGATAGGCCCCTCCCTTGGAGTAACCTACGATCCGGGAGCAGGCCATCCCAACCCTTTTCCGAAAGCAAGCCTTACGAACTATGTGGATTGGGGAAACTTTCATCCCTACTGTGGCGGAAATCCTTTTAGTTTTCCTTTCCCCTACGACACGCTTGAAAAGTACTACTGGCAGGGGGACTTCCCGTCTTCAAAGCTCGATGAGTTTCCCTATGCCTTCCGCACCTATGCGCCGCCATTTGCGCCGAAACCCATGGCGGCCACGGAGACCGGCTACTCCACAGACCGCGCCGGCCCATCGGAGGCCGTTCACGCGAAATACATGCCCCGTCTCTTCTGCGAAAACTTTCGTTTGGGCATACAGCGTTCCTACAGTTATGAGTTCATAGATGAGTTTAACGATCCGGACGGCACCAATCGGGAGGCGCACTTTGGGCTAGTGCGTCGCGATCTTACGCCGAAACCGGCCTACTATGCCGTTAAAAACCTCATCACACTGTTGCGAGATAAGCGGCCTCACGCCGGTTTCAAGCCGTCCACGTTGCCGCTGACTATTCATGTTTCTCCGGTAAAAGACTATCGTGAGCCAATTTCCGGCCAGGTAACCAACTACGATCGAACGCAATATGTTCATCACCTCCTACTGCAAAAAAGCGATGGACAGTTTTGGATCCTCCTATGGCATGAGATAGCCGATGAAGATGCCAGCGTTACTCCACCTAGGCCCATTCAGCCGCCTGCAATGCCCACCGAGGTCTTTTTGCCCTCGAACTTCCATAAAGCCGTTATCTATCGTCCCAACAACGGCATCCATGGAGTTGAGAGCGATATAATAAAAGGGCATCTTTCGCTCGCGGTGCCCGACGAGTTGCTCGTCGTTCAACTTTTTCATCACTAAGGAGATTTCATGCTAGATATTGTCGGCATCATTCCCGCGCGCCTAGCTGCTACCCGTCTGCCCAACAAGCCGTTGGCAGATATTGGGGGACAGCCCATGATCGTGCACGTTTGGCAACGCGCTCAGCAGTCGGCTTCTTTGCAAGAGGTTTGGGTAGCTACCCCAGACGCAGCCATCGTGGAGGTGGTTGAGAAGAGGGGAGGGAAGGCTCTCTTGACCTCTAAGGAGCACCGCACGGGTACCGATAGGGTTGCGGAGGCCGCAAGGCTACTAGGGCTCTCCGAGGAGGCGATCGTTGTGAACATTCAGGGGGATGAGCCTCTTTTGGAGGCGGAGAGTATTGACCGCATGGTAGAGTTGCTTCGTGCCAACCTCTCACTTGATATGGCCAGTGTGATGTGTCCCTGCCCGCAAGAGAGTTGGGAAGACCCTGCGTGTGTCAAGGTAGTCTGTGGACGGCAGGGCGATGCGCTCTACTTTTCCCGCTCCCGCATTCCCTATCCACGGCAAGAGCCCTCCCTACCGGTAATGCAGCATATTGGGCTATATGCCTACCGGAATCGCTTTTTGCAGCTTTTTACCACCCTAGAGCCGACTCCATTGGAG of Chthonomonas calidirosea T49 contains these proteins:
- the kdsB gene encoding 3-deoxy-manno-octulosonate cytidylyltransferase gives rise to the protein MLDIVGIIPARLAATRLPNKPLADIGGQPMIVHVWQRAQQSASLQEVWVATPDAAIVEVVEKRGGKALLTSKEHRTGTDRVAEAARLLGLSEEAIVVNIQGDEPLLEAESIDRMVELLRANLSLDMASVMCPCPQESWEDPACVKVVCGRQGDALYFSRSRIPYPRQEPSLPVMQHIGLYAYRNRFLQLFTTLEPTPLECTESLEQLRALEWGYRIRMVRVERAPIAVDTPEDLEKVRQLLKTSPPSLE